The sequence CTGCCCGACCTTCTCAAGGGGCTGCGCCGCGCCTCACGTCGCCCGATGTCGGCGCCGTCGTCGGGCTCGAGCAAGGTGCATGCCGTCGAGCAGCAGGAGATCCTCGACGAGGCGTTCGGCTGATCTGACGTCTCGAGAGTGGCGGGTGCCCTGGGCACCCGCCACACTTGTCTCGACGCCCCCGGCCGCGCTCCACCCGACCCCCGCCCGCCGGCCACCCGGCCGGCCGGGCCCTACCCGCCGACAGCAACGTGTTTCGCGCCGACAGCAACACCACGAACCTCAGAAGTAGCCTCCACGCGACCGCAACGCACGCTCGATCTCCATCACCACTCCCCACGGATCGGTCCGGAGCCGGGCCGCGTCGATGCGGATGATGATCCAGCCGAGTTCGCGCAGTCGCGCGTCGCGAGTCTCGTCCCGCGCCCGCTGCGCCGGTGATGTGTGGAAATCCGCACCATCGAACTCGATCGCGATCTTGGGTCGAACGTATCCGAGGTCGATGCGGGCGAAGATCCGTCCGTCGTCGTCGGCGACCTCGATCTGCAGTTCTGGGGCGGGTAGTTCCGATCGATGCATCAGCAGACGCACCCAACTCTCGGGCGGAGACTCCGCATCGCCGTCCACCAGCGGAAGGATCTGTCGCAACTGGCGAATTCCGCGGTGCCCGTCGAACCGTTCGGCATAGTGGCGCACCGCGTCTGGCTCGAAGCCGGTGGCACGCGCGAGGTCGTCGAGGTGGCCGAGCGCTCGCCATGGCGGCCCCACGCGGCCCAGGTCGAAGGCCGTCCGGACCACCGACGTCACCGCGACTTCATCGATCGCGACGACGTCGTCGGGCAGGAGGCCGGCTCGTCTCAGCACCTTGCGTCCACGCCCGGGCCGATTTCCCGCCTCCGGGCCACGGACGAGCTCGATGGTGAAATCACCGTCATACCAGAGACCACCGTGCAAGATCTTCGCCGCGATCCCTCCGACGACCACGTCGCCTGGGGCGCAGCGACGCGTCAGAGCAATTCGCTCTCGCGGCGTGAGGATCGCCGTGCGCTCCACGTACTCGTTGCCGTGTAACCGGGCGAACGCGGCGTCGAACATCTCGGCCGTCATGTCGGAGCGTGCGAGTGACTGCTTCCGCCGTACGACGCGTCTGTCGGATTCCGGAGTCGGTGTGGTCATGATGATTGGACGTACCGGGCCGCCGATCGGATTCGCCCCATCTCGCCGCCCGGGCCGGTCGTTGCCGTCGGCGGAATTTCGGTTGCTGTCAGCGCAAAACACGTTGCTGTCGGCGAGATCCCGGTTGCCGTCGGCGGGATTTCGGTTGCTGTCGGCGCGGCGTCAGGCCGGCGGGACGACGGCAGCGAGGGCCGGGAGCGCGGCACTGATCAGCGCCAGCAACTGATCGCGGTCGATCACCGGGTCGGTGAGCCATCTGATCGTGGTGTCCTCGACGAAGGAGATCCAGCCCTGGACGGTCATCTCGACGACAGGAGTCACCGCGATACCCAGCGCGGGCGCGTGATCGAGGACGCGGGCGGCCATGACGGCCCGGGTCTGGTCGAACACCTCCCGCATCGCCGGATCGGCGCTCGACGACCCGCGCATGAAGGCCATGTATGCCTCGCGGTTGTCGGTCACGTAATCGATGAACGCCGACATCGAGGCCGAGAGCATCACGAGCGGATCGCCGAGCGTGGGATCGGGCTCGGTGCACTCGAGCATCTCGGTCGCCTGCGCCCGGGCGATGCTGACGTGGAAATCCTGCTTCGACTCGAAGTAGTGGAACAGCAGCGCACGCGAGACACTCGCAGCCTCCGCGATCGCGTCGATCGACACCTGTTCGAGCGGTCGGTCGCGCACCATCTCGAGTCCGAGCTGGACGAGTTGGTCGCGGCGCGCTTCCGGACTCATCCGCGTGCGCTTGGCCGCCTGCGCAGAACCTGAGGTCACCGCCACAGTCTATGTGTC is a genomic window of Gordonia sp. SID5947 containing:
- a CDS encoding DUF559 domain-containing protein, with protein sequence MTTPTPESDRRVVRRKQSLARSDMTAEMFDAAFARLHGNEYVERTAILTPRERIALTRRCAPGDVVVGGIAAKILHGGLWYDGDFTIELVRGPEAGNRPGRGRKVLRRAGLLPDDVVAIDEVAVTSVVRTAFDLGRVGPPWRALGHLDDLARATGFEPDAVRHYAERFDGHRGIRQLRQILPLVDGDAESPPESWVRLLMHRSELPAPELQIEVADDDGRIFARIDLGYVRPKIAIEFDGADFHTSPAQRARDETRDARLRELGWIIIRIDAARLRTDPWGVVMEIERALRSRGGYF
- a CDS encoding TetR/AcrR family transcriptional regulator, translated to MSPEARRDQLVQLGLEMVRDRPLEQVSIDAIAEAASVSRALLFHYFESKQDFHVSIARAQATEMLECTEPDPTLGDPLVMLSASMSAFIDYVTDNREAYMAFMRGSSSADPAMREVFDQTRAVMAARVLDHAPALGIAVTPVVEMTVQGWISFVEDTTIRWLTDPVIDRDQLLALISAALPALAAVVPPA